A stretch of Fulvia fulva chromosome 4, complete sequence DNA encodes these proteins:
- a CDS encoding Cytochrome P450 monooxygenase aneD — MPIAGNLVSKGMRSVTQPTRVWSELRRMMRPLLNTDFTKRFIDWQEYESMQMLQAYLDDSSTWYLHNSRYATGVMYGIIAGERLSKTDAEMQEYRRTTMEFLASIQSTAVDFFPFLEYLPRSLQVWRHKWEAMGARHYQAFTSWWHPIKTQATGDKAQHSWVKQVILGPTTNFLGNEDEAAYLTNTLISAGGDNPRIALNTCLMASIVHTSACHHVRTEIDTVCHDPDGSLRLPATSDIPQMPYTCAFIKECLRYYPVVPMVPPHTAAESFSFEQYTFPKGTSFILNIPTITRDYLDPQSFQPERWIDGRGGEAKLTEAFWGFGGGKRVCIGYKAAQTGLFLPFARLMMCFEVGKAGDFDDRRVNAWSSGEPFPLMLRLREEEYRELILRKAKAKKMPE; from the exons ATGCCCATCGCTGGCAATCTAGTCAGCAAGGGCATGAGATCTGTCACGCAGCCTACCCGAGTATGGTCAGAGTTACGACGCATGATGCGACCACTACTCAACACCGACTTTACGAAAAGATTCATCGACTGGCAGGAGTACGAGAGTATGCAAATGTTACAGGCATATCTTGACGACTCCTCGACATGGTATCTGCACAACTCTCGCTACGCGACCGGAGTAATGTACGGCATCATTGCTGGTGAGCGCCTGTCCAAGACAGATGCTGAGATGCAAGAATATCGTCGGACCACGATGGAGTTTCTTGCTAGTATTCAGTCTACTGCCGTCGACTTCTTCCCGTTCCTTGAGTATCTCCCAAGATCTTTGCAAGTTTGGCGGCACAAGTGGGAAGCCATGGGAGCGAGACATTACCAAGCCTTCACGTCTTGGTGGCATCCCATCAAGACCCAAGCTACCGGCGACAAAGCCCAACACTCTTGGGTCAAGCAAGTCATCCTCGGCCCTACAACGAACTTCCTAGGCAACGAAGACGAAGCTGCCTACCTAACCAACACCCTCATCTCCGCAGGCGGCGACAACCCCCGCATCGCCCTCAACACCTGCCTAATGGCCAGCATCGTCCACACCTCTGCCTGCCACCATGTCCGCACCGAGATCGACACCGTTTGCCACGACCCAGACGGCTCTCTACGCCTCCCCGCCACCTCGGACATCCCTCAGATGCCCTACACCTGTGCCTTCATCAAAGAATGCCTCCGCTACTACCCCGTAGTCCCAATGGTCCCGCCCCACACCGCTGCCGAGAGCTTCTCGTTCGAGCAGTACACGTTCCCGAAAGGGACCTCCTTCATCCTCAACATCCCAACCATCACGCGAGACTACCTCGATCCGCAGTCCTTTCAGCCCGAGAGATGGATCGATGGACGTGGTGGCGAGGCGAAGCTTACCGAAGCCTTCTGGGGCTTCGGAGGTGGGAAGAGGGTTTGCATTGGGTATAAAGCTGCGCAGACGGGGTTGTTCCTGCCTTTCGCGAGGTTGATGATGTGTTTTGAGGTGGGGAAG GCTGGGGACTTTGATGACAGGAGGGTCAACGCCTGGAGCTCTGGAGAGCCATTCCCGTTGATGTTGCGGTTGAGGGAGGAAGAGTATAGAGAGCTTATATTGCGAAAGGCGAAGGCGAAGAAGATGCCTGAGTAA
- a CDS encoding Fumarylacetoacetate hydrolase domain-containing protein 2 has product MFVQRLGFAARRVRQLNTHIVTRRTFTNTTRIMGVTSWDRLIRYVSAKDGEVKYGEPIVNDSKPDIDALAQKGGLKVNVLEGPTPVEAKQTGEEDEVKELLGPLTPRDVPIIRCIGLNYKTHILETGFDLPENPTLFVKSPMTVADTRKATPIPKLGQPKCDYEGELTIVIGKDAKNVSEADALDYVAGYTSGNDVSCRDWQMDKDKAGMMPQWSFSKSFDNYAPLGPAIVSTNLLGDAKGLQLKTFVNGEERQNSNTDDLCFGVRQLVSFLSTGQTLQKGSLIMTGTPGGVGIGFKPQRFLRDGDEVKVEIEGIGSVVTVMKFE; this is encoded by the exons ATGTTCGTTCAAAGACTCGGCTTCGCTGCACGACGGGTTCGTCAACTCAACACGCACATCGTTACTAGAAGGACTTTCACCAATACGACAAGAATCATGGGCGTCACATCTTGGGACCGCTTGATCCGCTATGTTTCGGCTAAGGATGGCGAGGTCAAGTACGGCGAGCCTATCGTCAATGACAGCAAGCCGGACATCGATGCTTTGGCCCAGAAAGGTGGTTTGAAGGTGAATGTGCTTGAGGGCCCGACGCCAGTTGAGGCGAAGCAGACGGGCGAGGAGGATGAGGTGAAAGAGTTGCTGGGACCTTTGACGCCGAGGGATGTGCCGATTATTAGGTGTATTGGGCTCAACTACAAGACTCATA TTCTGGAGACGGGATTCGATTTGCCGGAGAATCCAACCCTCTTCGTCAAGTCGCCTATGACTGTGGCAGATACGAGGAAGGCGACACCTATTCCGAAGCTTGGACAGCCAAAATGTGATTACGAAGGTGAATTGACGATTGTGATCGGCAAGGATGCCAAGAATGTGTCTGAAGCAGATGCATTGGACTACGTG GCAGGCTACACCTCCGGCAACGACGTCTCCTGCCGCGACTGGCAAATGGACAAAGACAAAGCCGGCATGATGCCCCAATGGTCCTTCTCCAAATCCTTCGACAACTACGCCCCGCTCGGCCCCGCCATCGTCTCTACCAACCTCCTCGGCGACGCCAAGGGCCTTCAACTGAAGACGTTCGTAAACGGCGAGGAGAGGCAGAATTCTAATACTGATGATTTGTGCTTTGGGGTGAGGCAGCTCGTGAGCTTTCTGTCGACCGGACAGACGTTGCAGAAGGGGAGCTTGATTATGACGGGCACGCCGGGCGGGGTGGGGATTGGGTTTAAGCCGCAGAGGTTTTTGAGGGATGGTGATGAGGTGAAGGTGGAAATTGAGGGGATTGGAAGCGTTGTTACTGTGATGAAGTTTGAGTAG